A single genomic interval of Psychroserpens sp. NJDZ02 harbors:
- a CDS encoding Nif3-like dinuclear metal center hexameric protein, whose translation MLVKDLISHLEEIAPLNYAEDFDNVGLLVGDKNTIITNVLVTLDTLEAVIDEAIAKNCNFILSFHPIIFKGLKSITGKNYVERTILKAIKNNIAIYAIHTALDNDKNGVNAMICNQLNLKNQQILIPQKQTIKKLTTYVPEEEAEALRNALFNAGAGQIGNYNNCSFNTEGIGTYSANKDANPTLGVIGKNHNEPETQINITFAKHLESKVLKALFESHSYEEVAYELITIENTNQNIGMGMIAELEIPQSETDFLNYLKEKMNVSQIRHSQLLNKPVKKIAVLGGSGSFAIQAAKAAGADVFVTSDLKYHDFYQAEDTILLTDIGHYESEQFTKNGLVAILNKKIPNFAFILSNTNTNPVKYF comes from the coding sequence ATGTTAGTTAAAGACCTGATTAGTCATCTTGAAGAAATAGCACCGCTTAATTATGCAGAAGATTTTGACAATGTCGGATTGTTGGTCGGTGATAAAAACACTATAATTACCAATGTATTAGTCACTTTAGATACATTAGAAGCCGTTATTGATGAAGCAATTGCAAAAAACTGCAACTTCATATTAAGTTTTCACCCCATAATATTCAAAGGTTTAAAAAGTATTACTGGAAAAAACTACGTAGAACGGACCATTTTAAAAGCGATCAAAAATAATATTGCCATTTACGCCATACATACCGCTTTAGACAATGATAAAAACGGTGTAAATGCGATGATATGTAACCAACTGAATCTTAAAAACCAACAGATTTTAATCCCACAAAAGCAAACTATAAAAAAACTAACCACTTATGTTCCAGAAGAAGAAGCAGAAGCTTTAAGAAATGCTTTATTTAATGCAGGTGCAGGTCAAATTGGTAATTACAACAATTGCAGTTTTAATACAGAAGGTATAGGAACCTACTCAGCCAACAAAGACGCGAACCCCACACTTGGTGTTATTGGAAAAAACCATAATGAACCCGAAACTCAAATAAACATTACGTTTGCCAAACATCTTGAAAGCAAAGTATTAAAAGCTCTTTTTGAATCACATAGTTATGAAGAAGTAGCTTATGAGTTAATAACCATTGAAAACACGAATCAAAATATAGGCATGGGAATGATCGCAGAATTAGAAATCCCGCAATCTGAAACTGACTTTTTAAACTATTTAAAGGAAAAAATGAATGTTTCGCAAATAAGACACTCACAATTATTAAATAAACCTGTAAAAAAAATAGCTGTATTAGGAGGGTCTGGTAGCTTTGCAATACAAGCCGCAAAAGCTGCAGGTGCTGATGTTTTTGTTACATCAGACTTAAAATATCATGATTTTTATCAAGCAGAAGACACTATACTATTAACAGATATAGGGCATTATGAAAGTGAACAATTCACAAAAAACGGATTAGTAGCCATACTTAACAAAAAAATCCCTAATTTTGCATTTATTTTATCGAACACAAATACCAATCCTGTTAAGTATTTTTAA
- a CDS encoding zinc ribbon domain-containing protein, whose product MAKTKEATVEDRLRALYDLQLIDSRIDEIRNVRGELPLEVSDLEDEVAGLKTRLAKLEDSLSSVDADINSKKNLIEEAKALIKKYSEQQKNVRNNREFNSLTKEVEFQELEIELAEKHIREFKAQIDQKKDVISKTKEHNKQRETHLKHKKSELDAILKETEKEEKALIEKADDYKKKIEARLVKAYNRIRVNVKNGLAVVPIERGASGGSYFTIPPQVQMEIGARKKIITDEHSGRILVDAALAEEQKAKMEKLFSKLS is encoded by the coding sequence ATGGCAAAGACAAAAGAAGCAACTGTAGAAGATCGCCTAAGAGCATTATATGATCTACAATTAATAGACTCTAGAATTGACGAAATTAGAAACGTACGTGGAGAATTACCTTTAGAGGTTAGCGATTTAGAAGACGAAGTTGCAGGATTAAAAACCAGATTAGCAAAGTTAGAAGATAGCTTAAGCTCTGTAGATGCAGATATTAATTCTAAGAAAAATTTAATTGAAGAAGCTAAAGCTTTAATTAAAAAATACTCTGAGCAACAAAAAAATGTTAGAAATAACAGAGAATTTAACTCTTTAACTAAGGAAGTTGAATTTCAAGAGTTAGAAATTGAATTAGCTGAAAAACATATCAGAGAATTTAAAGCTCAGATAGATCAGAAAAAAGATGTTATTTCTAAAACAAAAGAACATAACAAACAGCGTGAAACGCACTTAAAACATAAGAAAAGCGAATTAGACGCTATCTTAAAGGAAACTGAAAAAGAAGAAAAAGCACTTATTGAAAAGGCTGACGATTACAAGAAAAAAATCGAAGCACGTTTAGTAAAAGCTTACAACCGTATCAGAGTAAACGTTAAAAATGGTTTAGCTGTAGTGCCAATCGAAAGAGGAGCTTCAGGAGGATCATACTTTACTATTCCACCACAAGTACAAATGGAAATTGGAGCACGTAAAAAAATAATTACGGATGAGCACAGTGGACGTATCCTTGTTGATGCTGCATTAGCAGAAGAGCAAAAAGCAAAAATGGAAAAATTGTTTTCAAAATTATCGTAA
- the msrA gene encoding peptide-methionine (S)-S-oxide reductase MsrA, which translates to MKKLIPVLFLSLLFSCNNQAQTNPKQNAIKTATPVSAALDNGQAKAYFASGCFWCVEAVYESVKGVEEVINGYSGGHTKKPTYEQSNTGRTGHAEAVEVIYNPEVISFETLVDVYFASQNPTQANGQGPDRGSQYRSIIFYQNDAQKLIIETKKKALAKQLNATIAAEVYPFLKFWKAEDYHQNYERLHPENPYIQNVSIPRLNKFKTKMPELLKSNH; encoded by the coding sequence ATGAAAAAATTAATTCCAGTATTATTCTTATCGCTATTGTTTAGTTGCAATAATCAAGCACAAACTAACCCAAAACAAAACGCTATAAAAACAGCAACACCTGTAAGCGCTGCATTAGACAACGGACAAGCTAAAGCCTATTTCGCAAGTGGTTGCTTTTGGTGTGTTGAGGCCGTTTATGAAAGCGTTAAAGGCGTTGAAGAAGTCATAAATGGGTATTCAGGAGGACACACAAAAAAACCAACTTACGAGCAAAGTAATACGGGCCGTACGGGCCATGCGGAAGCAGTAGAAGTTATTTACAATCCGGAAGTTATTAGTTTTGAAACTTTAGTTGATGTTTATTTCGCCTCTCAAAACCCTACCCAAGCTAATGGACAAGGTCCAGACAGAGGTAGTCAATACCGATCTATTATATTCTATCAAAACGATGCGCAAAAACTAATTATTGAAACAAAGAAAAAAGCTTTAGCTAAACAACTTAACGCGACTATAGCCGCAGAAGTATATCCATTCCTGAAATTTTGGAAAGCTGAAGATTACCATCAAAATTACGAACGTTTACATCCTGAAAACCCATACATTCAAAATGTATCTATTCCAAGGTTAAATAAGTTCAAAACTAAGATGCCGGAGCTACTTAAGAGTAATCACTAA
- a CDS encoding class I SAM-dependent methyltransferase, translating to MKENYFDVNKTTWNEKVKVHVASQFYDMQSFRKGNSSLKEFELRALGDVKGKSMLHLQCHFGQDTLSWARLGANCTGVDLSNEGIDLAKTLNKELSLDAEFVWCNVLETSKYVKETFDIVFTSYGVIG from the coding sequence ATGAAAGAAAATTACTTCGATGTAAATAAAACAACTTGGAATGAGAAGGTTAAGGTTCATGTAGCAAGTCAGTTTTATGATATGCAGTCTTTTAGAAAAGGTAATAGCTCTTTAAAAGAATTCGAGTTACGCGCGCTTGGTGATGTTAAAGGGAAATCCATGTTGCATTTGCAATGCCATTTTGGGCAAGACACCTTAAGTTGGGCTAGGTTAGGGGCAAATTGTACAGGTGTAGATTTAAGTAATGAAGGCATTGACTTAGCGAAGACGTTGAATAAGGAATTAAGTTTAGATGCTGAGTTTGTATGGTGTAATGTTTTAGAGACGTCTAAATATGTTAAAGAGACTTTTGATATTGTTTTTACCAGTTATGGTGTTATTGGTTGA
- the kynU gene encoding kynureninase, with the protein MSNYKQGLDYAKQEDQNDPLLQYRTQFHIPKDKQGNDWLYFTGNSLGLQPKATKDYINQELDDWANLGVEGHFEAKNPWMPYHEFLTESMAKIVGAKPIEVVIMNTLTTNLHLLMVSFYQPTKTKYKIVIESDAFPSDRYAVQTQLEFHGFDASDGVIEWKPRPGEVLLNIEDLDTILEEQGDEVALLLIGGVNYYTGQYLDLKKIATLGHAKGCKVGIDLAHGAGNIKPELHDSGVDFAAWCTYKYLNSGPGSLGGVFVHEKHAHNKELKRFAGWWSHNKSTRFNMRQPLDVIPGAEGWQLSNPPILSMAAIKASLDMFNDVGMDAIRTKAEKLTGYFEFLINELNNDKITIITPSNPKERGCQLSIQVKDADKNLHKKLTEAHIITDWREPDVIRCAPVPLYNTFKDVYRMVEKLKEILNQ; encoded by the coding sequence GTGTCCAACTACAAACAAGGTCTAGATTACGCTAAGCAAGAGGATCAAAATGACCCATTGTTACAATACAGAACTCAATTTCATATACCAAAAGACAAACAAGGAAACGATTGGTTATACTTTACAGGAAACTCACTTGGTTTACAACCAAAAGCAACCAAAGACTATATAAATCAAGAACTTGACGATTGGGCAAACCTTGGTGTAGAAGGTCATTTTGAAGCAAAAAATCCTTGGATGCCTTATCATGAATTCTTAACAGAATCTATGGCGAAAATTGTTGGTGCAAAACCAATTGAAGTGGTTATAATGAATACCTTAACGACTAACTTGCACTTATTAATGGTCAGTTTTTACCAACCAACAAAAACCAAATACAAAATTGTAATAGAAAGTGATGCCTTCCCGAGTGATAGATACGCGGTACAAACCCAATTAGAGTTTCATGGTTTTGATGCTAGTGATGGTGTTATAGAATGGAAACCAAGACCAGGAGAAGTGCTTTTAAATATTGAAGATCTAGACACTATTCTTGAAGAACAAGGCGACGAGGTTGCATTACTACTTATTGGAGGTGTTAACTATTACACTGGTCAGTATTTAGATTTAAAGAAAATAGCAACACTTGGTCATGCAAAAGGCTGCAAAGTAGGTATCGATTTGGCACATGGCGCAGGAAATATAAAACCCGAATTACACGATTCTGGTGTTGACTTTGCTGCATGGTGTACCTACAAATATTTAAATTCTGGACCCGGAAGTTTGGGTGGCGTTTTTGTACACGAAAAACATGCACACAATAAAGAATTAAAACGTTTTGCTGGTTGGTGGAGCCATAATAAATCGACTAGATTTAACATGCGTCAACCATTAGACGTTATTCCAGGAGCAGAAGGTTGGCAATTAAGTAATCCGCCAATATTATCTATGGCTGCCATAAAAGCATCTTTAGATATGTTTAATGATGTTGGTATGGACGCTATTAGAACTAAAGCAGAAAAGCTAACTGGTTATTTCGAGTTTTTAATTAACGAATTGAATAACGACAAAATAACAATCATAACACCATCTAACCCCAAAGAACGCGGTTGCCAATTATCCATTCAGGTCAAGGATGCTGACAAAAATTTACATAAAAAATTAACCGAAGCACATATCATTACAGATTGGAGAGAGCCAGACGTAATACGTTGCGCTCCTGTGCCATTATACAACACCTTTAAAGATGTGTATAGAATGGTGGAGAAGCTGAAAGAGATATTAAACCAATAA
- a CDS encoding FAD-dependent oxidoreductase codes for MSKKDNILIIGAGLCGSLLALRLAQRGYTVNVYESRPDLRTTDISAGRSINLALSDRGLKAMRLAGVEDKVKPLCIPMHGRLVHDAEGNTFPSNYSGRDNEYINSISRGDLNGLLLTEADSYDNLTIHFNKKCNGIDIENNTATLYDYNTKEEFTVKGDVLFGTDGAGSSLRKSYYLERKFLFSYSQNYLTHGYKELEIPASAEGTHLISKDYLHIWPRGEYMLIALPNLDGSFTVTLFLSYDEGEYNFNNLTTEDTIKAFFTTQFPDALALIPNIVEEFANNPTGALGTVKCSPWHYQNKNVLLGDSAHAIVPFYGQGMNASFEDVTVFDSILEQHEGDWETIFKVYEKTRKQDTDAIADLAIDNYYEMRDHVANPIFKEKRVIEMALEKEFPNDYFSKYSMVTFKEDIPYYTAMTKGRAQDKAILNLLVNKDITTTEDLNSIFKKVQQETEAILKDDRIAGLK; via the coding sequence ATGAGCAAAAAAGACAACATACTAATTATTGGAGCTGGACTTTGCGGCTCACTCCTAGCCTTACGTTTAGCACAAAGAGGTTACACAGTAAATGTTTACGAAAGCAGACCAGATTTACGTACCACAGATATTTCTGCGGGACGATCTATCAATTTAGCATTGTCTGACCGTGGGCTAAAAGCCATGCGATTAGCTGGCGTTGAAGACAAAGTAAAACCACTTTGTATACCAATGCACGGACGCTTGGTACATGATGCAGAAGGCAACACCTTTCCTTCTAATTATTCAGGAAGAGATAACGAATATATTAACTCCATTTCTAGAGGAGATCTAAATGGATTATTGCTAACCGAAGCCGACTCATACGATAACTTAACTATTCATTTCAACAAAAAATGTAACGGTATAGATATCGAAAATAATACTGCGACTTTATACGATTATAATACCAAAGAAGAATTCACAGTAAAAGGCGACGTTCTTTTTGGCACGGATGGCGCGGGATCTTCGCTTAGAAAAAGTTATTATCTAGAACGTAAATTTTTGTTTAGCTACTCGCAAAACTATTTAACACACGGTTATAAAGAGTTAGAAATTCCCGCTTCCGCTGAAGGAACGCATCTTATCAGTAAAGATTACCTTCACATTTGGCCAAGAGGAGAATACATGCTCATAGCCTTACCAAATTTAGATGGAAGTTTTACCGTAACACTATTTTTAAGTTATGACGAAGGCGAATACAATTTCAATAATCTTACGACAGAAGACACAATAAAAGCCTTTTTCACCACGCAATTCCCTGACGCTTTAGCCTTAATACCAAATATAGTAGAAGAATTTGCGAACAACCCAACAGGTGCTTTAGGAACTGTAAAATGTTCCCCTTGGCATTACCAAAACAAAAATGTGTTATTAGGAGATTCAGCACATGCTATTGTCCCTTTTTATGGTCAAGGTATGAACGCGTCTTTCGAGGATGTCACTGTTTTTGATAGTATATTAGAACAACACGAAGGCGATTGGGAAACTATCTTTAAAGTATACGAAAAAACTAGAAAACAAGACACAGACGCTATTGCCGATTTAGCAATAGACAATTATTACGAAATGCGTGATCATGTTGCCAATCCTATTTTTAAAGAAAAAAGAGTCATAGAAATGGCATTAGAAAAAGAATTTCCAAATGATTATTTCTCCAAATATTCAATGGTGACCTTCAAAGAAGACATACCGTATTATACCGCAATGACAAAAGGAAGAGCACAAGACAAAGCGATTTTAAACTTATTAGTAAATAAAGACATTACAACAACCGAAGATTTAAACAGTATCTTTAAAAAAGTACAACAAGAAACGGAAGCAATTTTGAAAGACGATAGAATAGCAGGATTAAAATAG
- a CDS encoding RidA family protein, with the protein MNEGTKVTPRGAYPHVKQVGDFIFVSGTSSRRADNSIAGVDIIDEMGTKKLNAYTQTQEVLKNINTNLKKVGASLKDIVDVTSFLVNMNDFADYNKAYAEFFDKETGPTRTTVAVHQLPHPDLVVEIKVMAYKKQ; encoded by the coding sequence ATGAACGAAGGAACTAAAGTAACACCAAGAGGAGCCTATCCTCACGTAAAACAAGTTGGCGATTTCATTTTCGTTTCAGGAACAAGTTCTCGTAGAGCAGACAACAGTATCGCTGGAGTTGATATCATCGACGAAATGGGAACAAAAAAACTAAACGCCTACACACAAACGCAGGAAGTTTTAAAAAACATAAACACCAATCTTAAAAAAGTTGGTGCCAGTTTAAAAGACATCGTAGATGTGACTTCATTTTTAGTAAACATGAATGACTTTGCAGATTATAATAAAGCTTACGCAGAATTTTTTGATAAAGAAACAGGACCAACCAGAACGACGGTTGCTGTGCATCAATTACCACATCCCGATTTAGTTGTGGAAATTAAGGTAATGGCATATAAGAAACAATAA
- a CDS encoding aldehyde dehydrogenase: MNIQNYINGAFHNPLQDHWIDNYNPSNGAIYGQIPNSSKEDVENAYIAAKSAFPSWSQTSIETRSRILIKISELLEANLQRFAEAESKDNGKPISLAKAVDIPRAASNFRFFGNAITQFASESHESIGQAINYTLRQPIGVVGCISPWNLPLYLFTWKIAPAIASGNCVVAKPSEITPMTAYLLGEICNEAGLPKGVLNIVHGLGGSTGQAIIEHEDIKAISFTGGTATGAHIAKVAAPMFKKLSLELGGKNPNIIFADCEYDDMLDTTVRSSFANQGQICLCGSRIFVEASIYEKFKKDFVAKVKALKVGHPSEASTNIGALVSKPHLEKVKVYINIAKAENGTILCGGNEVTVKGYENGYYLEPTVIEVQSNDCSVNQEEIFGPVVTIMPFNTEDDVLQMANKVKYGLSATLWTNNLKRTMRMSNQLQAGIVWVNTWMTRDLRTPFGGVKASGVGREGGFEALRFFTEAKNVCIKY, from the coding sequence ATGAACATTCAAAACTACATTAACGGAGCATTCCATAATCCATTGCAAGACCATTGGATAGACAACTACAATCCTAGTAATGGAGCTATTTACGGACAAATTCCAAACTCATCAAAAGAGGATGTAGAAAACGCATATATCGCTGCAAAATCAGCTTTCCCAAGTTGGTCACAAACTAGTATAGAGACACGTAGTAGAATTTTAATAAAGATTTCAGAGTTATTAGAAGCCAATTTACAACGCTTTGCGGAAGCCGAAAGTAAAGACAACGGAAAACCGATTAGCTTAGCAAAAGCAGTAGACATACCAAGAGCAGCAAGTAATTTTCGTTTTTTCGGAAATGCCATAACACAATTTGCTAGCGAAAGCCACGAAAGCATTGGACAAGCTATAAATTACACTTTACGTCAACCTATTGGTGTTGTCGGTTGTATTTCTCCTTGGAACCTGCCACTCTATTTATTTACATGGAAAATTGCTCCTGCAATTGCATCAGGAAACTGCGTCGTTGCCAAGCCAAGTGAAATCACTCCAATGACCGCTTATTTATTAGGCGAGATTTGTAACGAAGCTGGTCTCCCAAAAGGCGTTTTAAATATTGTACATGGTTTAGGAGGTTCTACTGGACAAGCCATTATAGAACATGAAGACATAAAAGCTATTAGTTTTACAGGAGGCACAGCAACAGGAGCACATATTGCAAAAGTAGCAGCTCCAATGTTTAAAAAACTATCTTTAGAATTAGGCGGAAAAAATCCAAATATCATTTTTGCGGACTGTGAATATGATGATATGTTGGACACAACCGTACGTTCGTCCTTTGCTAATCAAGGACAGATTTGTTTATGTGGAAGTAGAATATTTGTAGAAGCCTCTATCTATGAGAAATTCAAAAAAGATTTTGTTGCAAAAGTAAAAGCTTTAAAAGTTGGACATCCATCGGAAGCATCTACCAACATTGGTGCATTAGTCTCAAAACCTCATCTTGAAAAAGTAAAAGTATATATTAATATCGCTAAAGCGGAAAACGGAACAATACTCTGTGGTGGAAATGAAGTCACTGTAAAAGGTTATGAAAATGGTTACTATCTAGAACCAACTGTTATAGAAGTACAAAGCAATGACTGCAGCGTAAATCAAGAAGAAATTTTTGGACCCGTGGTTACCATTATGCCATTTAATACAGAAGACGACGTCTTACAAATGGCAAACAAAGTAAAGTATGGTTTGTCAGCAACATTATGGACCAACAACTTAAAACGTACCATGCGCATGAGTAACCAATTACAAGCTGGAATAGTTTGGGTTAACACATGGATGACGCGAGATTTAAGAACACCCTTTGGTGGCGTTAAAGCTTCTGGAGTTGGACGTGAAGGAGGTTTTGAAGCGTTACGCTTTTTTACTGAGGCTAAGAATGTTTGTATAAAATATTAA
- a CDS encoding SDR family oxidoreductase, with amino-acid sequence MNLDLNNKFALVCGSTAGIGKATALALAEEGVQVTLIARNEDKLKATLTELPQHRNHDYIVADFSNPKELKEKVEAYIKTNHGFHVLVNNTGGPKGGPVFSAEVDEFEAAFTQHLKCNHVLAQAVVPFMKSEGYGRIINVISTSVKQPLDGLGVSNTIRGAVANWSKTLANELGQFGVTVNNVLPGATGTDRLAEIIKNKSAKSGNTEEESANAMKSAVPAKRFAKPEELADAITFLASERASYINGINLPVDGGRTKSL; translated from the coding sequence ATGAATCTAGACTTAAATAACAAATTCGCATTAGTATGCGGAAGCACAGCAGGAATAGGTAAAGCAACAGCTTTGGCTTTAGCCGAAGAAGGTGTACAAGTTACCCTTATTGCTAGAAATGAAGACAAGTTAAAAGCAACCTTAACGGAATTACCTCAGCATAGAAATCACGATTATATTGTTGCTGATTTTTCCAACCCAAAGGAATTAAAAGAAAAGGTAGAAGCTTACATAAAAACAAATCATGGGTTTCATGTATTAGTAAATAACACAGGAGGACCAAAAGGAGGACCTGTATTTTCGGCAGAAGTTGATGAATTTGAAGCTGCTTTTACTCAGCATTTAAAATGCAATCACGTACTAGCACAAGCAGTAGTTCCTTTTATGAAGAGCGAAGGTTATGGTAGAATTATAAATGTAATTTCTACTTCTGTTAAACAACCTTTAGATGGTCTTGGTGTGAGTAATACTATTCGTGGTGCAGTTGCCAATTGGAGTAAAACGTTGGCTAACGAGCTTGGTCAATTTGGGGTTACTGTAAACAATGTGTTGCCAGGTGCCACAGGAACCGATCGTTTGGCTGAAATTATTAAAAACAAATCTGCTAAATCCGGAAATACCGAAGAAGAATCTGCAAATGCTATGAAAAGTGCTGTCCCTGCAAAACGTTTTGCAAAGCCCGAAGAACTAGCTGATGCAATTACTTTTTTAGCAAGCGAACGTGCCAGTTATATTAACGGAATTAATCTTCCAGTTGATGGTGGAAGAACAAAGAGTTTATAA
- a CDS encoding 3-hydroxyanthranilate 3,4-dioxygenase: MSKLFPPINFKAWIEDNRHLLKPPVGNKVVWKDGDFIVMVVGGPNNRKDYHYNETPEFFHQIEGDIVLKIIEDGMPKDIHIKEGEIFLLPPKVPHSPQRGANTVGLVIEYPREKGVQDALLWFCENCTTKLYEEDFTVKNIETDMPKIFDKYYGDLDKRTCPNCSAIMQPPQKIKLEN; this comes from the coding sequence ATGAGTAAATTATTTCCACCTATAAATTTTAAAGCTTGGATTGAAGACAATAGACATCTTTTAAAGCCGCCCGTTGGTAACAAAGTGGTTTGGAAAGATGGTGATTTTATTGTTATGGTTGTTGGTGGACCAAACAATAGAAAGGACTACCATTATAACGAGACACCTGAGTTTTTTCATCAAATTGAAGGTGATATTGTCTTAAAAATTATTGAAGACGGTATGCCAAAAGATATTCATATTAAAGAAGGTGAAATATTTTTGTTACCACCAAAAGTACCGCACTCACCACAACGTGGTGCCAACACGGTTGGTTTAGTCATTGAATACCCAAGAGAAAAAGGTGTGCAAGATGCCTTATTATGGTTTTGCGAAAATTGCACAACTAAATTGTACGAAGAAGATTTTACGGTAAAAAATATTGAAACCGATATGCCAAAAATATTCGATAAATATTATGGCGATTTAGACAAACGTACATGTCCAAACTGCTCGGCAATCATGCAACCACCACAAAAAATAAAACTAGAAAACTAG
- a CDS encoding amidohydrolase family protein has translation MEKRKLRINGHSHLLPYPEEIPQFMQDKEIFWVDKDRKFMLQKDWNRPITDSSFFLDEKLAWMERFKIDHAVVLNLSQLYGNGLRVEEMKQALKFQNDFNAKVQRENPSKFTCGFVVHPGFVRGACWEIERCVEELGLRLLCLPTHYMDTIGTWRCIFDEENEPIFEMANKYNLAVEIHPYDGEKFIKLENTSWRFHLIWMLAQCADAYHFLTLNGYQDKYPNMRTCFAHGGQLAQINLGRRIQGFDGRPDLFEGKSHPRKAVGHKNIFFDTLVHDTGGLDLLLKNQGSKQVLMGLDDPYPLGEMESEKQSSYPGKILDLAIDRKIITETERDAIWEDNVIQWLCGDDQAAKDKLVKRILG, from the coding sequence ATGGAAAAACGCAAACTTAGAATTAACGGTCACTCACACTTATTGCCATATCCAGAGGAAATCCCTCAATTTATGCAAGACAAAGAAATCTTTTGGGTGGATAAAGACCGAAAATTTATGCTTCAAAAAGATTGGAACAGACCAATTACCGATTCTAGTTTCTTTTTAGATGAAAAACTAGCTTGGATGGAACGTTTTAAAATTGACCATGCAGTCGTTTTAAACTTATCGCAATTATACGGTAACGGATTGCGTGTGGAAGAAATGAAGCAAGCGCTTAAATTTCAGAACGATTTTAATGCAAAAGTACAGCGTGAAAACCCAAGTAAATTTACTTGTGGTTTTGTAGTACATCCTGGTTTTGTTAGAGGTGCCTGTTGGGAAATTGAACGTTGTGTAGAAGAACTAGGTTTACGACTATTATGCTTACCAACCCATTACATGGATACTATTGGAACTTGGCGTTGTATTTTTGACGAAGAAAATGAGCCAATTTTTGAAATGGCTAACAAGTATAATCTGGCTGTAGAAATTCATCCTTACGATGGAGAAAAATTTATAAAATTAGAAAACACGTCTTGGCGTTTTCACTTGATATGGATGTTGGCACAATGTGCCGATGCCTACCACTTTTTAACTTTAAATGGTTATCAAGATAAGTATCCTAATATGCGTACTTGCTTTGCACATGGTGGACAATTAGCACAAATAAACTTAGGACGACGTATTCAAGGTTTTGATGGTAGACCCGATTTATTTGAAGGTAAAAGTCATCCAAGAAAAGCTGTGGGACATAAAAACATCTTTTTTGACACGTTAGTGCATGATACTGGCGGATTGGATTTGTTATTAAAAAACCAAGGTTCTAAACAGGTTTTAATGGGACTTGATGACCCTTACCCTTTAGGGGAAATGGAAAGCGAAAAACAAAGCTCCTACCCTGGAAAAATTTTAGATTTAGCCATAGACAGAAAAATTATTACAGAAACAGAACGTGATGCTATTTGGGAAGACAACGTAATCCAATGGTTATGTGGAGATGACCAAGCTGCTAAAGATAAACTTGTTAAACGTATTTTAGGATAA
- a CDS encoding O-methyltransferase — MYFLPEKLDDYVVAHSQDEPELLQQLTRETYQKILQPIMLSGPYQGRVLSMISKLIRPKSVLELGTFTGYATLCLAEGLHPEGKIHTIDVNEELEDFQRKYFDKSEFGQQIHQHLGSAIDILPNLDKSFDLVFIDADKPNYVNYFHLIIDKLRPGGIILSDNVLWHGKVIEPVDPKDVSTNAVLEFNTLLKEDPRIETVLLPIRDGLTISRKI, encoded by the coding sequence ATGTATTTTTTACCAGAAAAATTAGACGACTACGTTGTGGCACACAGTCAAGATGAGCCCGAATTATTACAACAATTAACTAGAGAAACGTATCAAAAAATATTACAACCTATTATGTTGTCCGGACCTTATCAAGGTCGCGTACTAAGTATGATTTCTAAATTAATTAGACCAAAATCTGTTTTAGAACTAGGGACTTTTACAGGCTATGCTACTTTATGTTTAGCGGAAGGGTTACATCCTGAAGGTAAAATACATACTATTGATGTTAATGAAGAGTTGGAAGATTTTCAGCGTAAATATTTTGATAAATCAGAATTTGGGCAGCAAATACATCAACATTTAGGAAGCGCTATTGATATACTTCCAAATCTAGATAAATCCTTTGATTTGGTATTTATTGATGCTGATAAACCTAACTACGTTAATTATTTTCATTTAATAATAGATAAATTAAGACCTGGCGGAATCATATTATCGGACAATGTATTATGGCATGGTAAAGTGATTGAACCTGTAGACCCAAAAGACGTTTCTACCAATGCCGTTTTAGAATTTAATACACTTTTAAAAGAAGATCCAAGAATCGAAACCGTTTTATTACCTATTAGAGATGGCTTAACTATTAGCCGAAAAATATAA